In Gemmatimonadota bacterium, the genomic window TTTGCGCGGCGGTAGAACACATAATAGATAAATGCATAGCAATGCAGACTTTTGCGAGCCTCGAGTAATCTATGCTCCTGACTGATTCATACCCACGAAAGAGAGGTTTCTTTCGAGTTTCTTCAGGCGAAACAACCTCCAGAGGTTCTTCTAGTTTCCAAATCGGCGTCGGCTCACAAAGAAAGTTGGTTAAGTCTAAATATGGGTCACCAAAATCCATTGCTTCTACATCGATAATAGCAGATACATCCCAATTTTGCCTATGGTCCTTAAAAAATAAAATCTCAGCATCTGCTTTGTACAAGGAATGCTTTGTGAGTTTTAGCCAAGGTGCTTTTTGGATCAGATCTTTCGCTTCAGAAATAGCACTTAGACTCACCTGATATTGCCCATCCTCTACGCATCTCTCGAGGTTTTCTATTGACCGTAGCAGAGTCTGTATAAAGCTTTGATTGTCTTGAGAGGATTTTTCCAATCCATGAATCTGAGCGCACAAAGCACCTACTTGCTCTTGAATCTTCATTTTTTCTATAGAATTAGTGCGGGGATTATCCGAATGAGCAAGAAATTGCCAATGCTCTCCTGAAACATACTCCATTATGATGTAGTTAGTAGAAACGAGTTGTCTGGTGTGATCAGTATATAATATTTTCGGTACAGGCAAACTCAGTTCTTGGCTTAGAAGCCTATAAATATCTTCTTCATGGATATAGCGGTCCTCTCTATTTGGAAGATCCCGGAAGAAGCGAAACACATAGCTCTTAGTTGAATTATGGCAACATACATGGTAGCAAATATGTTGGGTACAACCATCTATTCTGGGTATTCCCTGTTCAGAAGTAGGGGTAATTTTAGATATTGAACTTACTCTATGATTTGTACCAAATACCTGCTTACAAATCGAAACGATCACTTCTCTTCGAATCGTATCTATCATTTTATTTAGTGCCCCTAAAAGAGTGCAATTCTTTGGAGTTGCCCCGCGAAGCAGGGTAACTCCAAAAGCTAATTGGCAATCAGTATTGATAAAAACACAGAGGGGATTCTAAACACTCGGCAAAGGCACAGTATCTCCTGTTTCATGTTGCCACAATCGAATCTTCGCCGCCATATCGCGAATGCGATCGCGATGTTCAGGAACATCAAACAGATTGTTTTCTTCATAAGGATCTGTATTAAGGTCGAACAACTCACACTGATCACCAGCACACAAATTCAACTTCCAGCGATCACCCGTCACCACAGATCGCCAGGGCAATGTCGCCATCAAGTTAATGCTTGGATTCCCTAAATTGCGATCGCCAATCCCATTCCACTCCATAAATGCAACGTGATCCTTCAAATCGCGCTCACCGGTGAGTGCACCAGCCAAACTCTCCCCTTCACACTGATCTGAAACTTCAACGCCCGCCAGATCCAAAAGTGTCGGCACCAAATCCGCATGCCCAAACACACCATCGATTCGTTTCTGTTCCTTATTCAACCACGGCACACTGAGCAAAAACGGCACTCGCGCAGACTCTTCGTAAAAAGTCCGCTTTTCCATCATCGCATGATCGCCCACCATTTCTCCATGATCACTCGTGTAAGCAATAATCGTATTCTCCAGTTGTCCCGTCTCTTCCAATGCCTGAATGATCCGCCCCACAGCATCATCCACAATCTTCATATTTCCGAAGTATTGCGATCTCACTTTCCGCCATCCCAATTCCGTACTTAAATCTTCACCAGCCTCCTTCTTCGTTGCATAATGCTCTGCCCGCACCCGATTAAATCGCGAATGCCCTTCAGGCTGTTTCAAAAACGTCGGGCCAACCGGCAATTCCTCAGGATCATACAAACCGTCATACGGCCCTGTATATGGAGGGTGCGGTTCAAACGTACTGCACACCAGCAACCAGGGCTGATCGACATTTTCTCGAATAAACCGATCCGCTTCCTGCGCGACAAACGCCCCGACCTGTTGTTCCGCTGGCAAACGTGCGCGATCTCCTGCAGAAAATTGTTTCAAGTCCGGTGCCAAATGCGAGGGTGGTTCAACGCCCTGCGCCACCAACCACTCATAGTGGGAACTCATCGGCGCATCTTGAATCGTATTCAAATGCCGCAAATTATCCTGAATACTGATCCACTCATCAAATCCATGTTGGCGAACGGTATCGTTGCCCAAATGCCATTTGCCCATATATGCCTTGCGATATGTATCTGGCATCATTTCCGCAATCGACTTTGTATCTTCCCGTAGATGAATCCCATTCGCCACACATCCGTGCGAATGAGGGTACAACCCAGACATCAGCGTACCCCGCGATGGCGTACACACAGCCTGACCAACATACGCATTCTCAAAAACAAAAGACCGCTCCGAAAGCGCATTCAAATGCGGTGATTGAATCCAATCATTGCCGTAACACGACATGGTATCTGTG contains:
- a CDS encoding sulfatase-like hydrolase/transferase produces the protein MNQPNILFVFTDQQRTDTMSCYGNDWIQSPHLNALSERSFVFENAYVGQAVCTPSRGTLMSGLYPHSHGCVANGIHLREDTKSIAEMMPDTYRKAYMGKWHLGNDTVRQHGFDEWISIQDNLRHLNTIQDAPMSSHYEWLVAQGVEPPSHLAPDLKQFSAGDRARLPAEQQVGAFVAQEADRFIRENVDQPWLLVCSTFEPHPPYTGPYDGLYDPEELPVGPTFLKQPEGHSRFNRVRAEHYATKKEAGEDLSTELGWRKVRSQYFGNMKIVDDAVGRIIQALEETGQLENTIIAYTSDHGEMVGDHAMMEKRTFYEESARVPFLLSVPWLNKEQKRIDGVFGHADLVPTLLDLAGVEVSDQCEGESLAGALTGERDLKDHVAFMEWNGIGDRNLGNPSINLMATLPWRSVVTGDRWKLNLCAGDQCELFDLNTDPYEENNLFDVPEHRDRIRDMAAKIRLWQHETGDTVPLPSV